The stretch of DNA GCTTGGCGGCAATGACCGCTTTGCGAATCGCCTGAAATGCGGCGTGGTCGCGGCTCAGGTCTTTGTCGGTTTGTGATTTGATTTCGTCTAGCACCAGCGCGATCAAGCGATTATCGATGTCGTCGCCGCCCAGATGCGTGTCGCCGTTGGTCGCCAGCACTTCAAAGATGCCTTCGCGCAGCCGCAGGATCGAGATGTCAAAGGTGCCGCCGCCGAGATCATAAACCGCGATGCGCGCTTCGTCGCGCTTGTCTATGCCGTAGGCCAACGAGGCCGCCGTCGGCTCGTTGACGATACGCAGCACTTCAAGCCCTGCCAGGTGGCCCGCATCTTTGGTCGCCTGACGCTGGGCATCGTTGAAGTAAGCCGGCACAGTGATCACCGCCTGCGTCACCTCTTCGCCAAAGAATGTCGAGGCGCGCTCTTTCAGATCGCGCAGCACGAAGGCGGAAATTTCAGGCGGCGTAAACTGGCGGTCGCCCATCTGAAAACGGATCACCTGTTGGCTTCCCGCGGCAATTTCAAACGGCACGAGCGCCAGGTCTTCCTGCACATCTGCGCTGCCTTTGCCCATGAATCGCTTCACGGAATAGATGGCTTTGCGGGGCTCGGTGATCAGCCGCTCGCGCGCTTCTTCGCCGACCAGCAGACGCTTCTCGGCGTTGTCGTAGTAAACAATCGAAGGCACCAGCGCGTTGCCTTCCGGGTCGCGGATCACCTGCGGGCCGCTTTCGCTCATGTAAGCGACCAGGCTGTTGGTGGTGCCCAGATCGATGCCGACCACGCGGCTCGATTTCGGGCGACCAGTTAGACTTAATTCAATCAGTGGCATTCGTTACAATTCCTCTCTGATGTCGCGAACGAGATTGCGAACGTACGAGCGGTGCGACAGCAACTGGCTCATGCGGTCGAGCACCGATTTGCGCGCCGCTTCGTCGGCATCGCGATCAACCGCTGCATCCCAATCCGCGAACAGCGCGAAGAGTCGCGCGTCAATGTCACTCAATTTATCTTTCAACCCGCTGAGCGCTGCGTCGAGCGCCGCGCGCGCCTGTTCGACTTCGTCGGCGTCGCCCATTTTCTTTGCGGCCTTCATCTCTTCGATCTGCATATTCAGCTCGAAGACCTCTTCGAGCAGGTCGGGCGGCGCTTGCTTTTCGGCTTCCTTGTAGCCGGCAAGCCTGAGCAGGTACTGCGCCCGCGCCGTGCGGTCGCGCAGTGTGCGGTAGGCGTCGTTGAGCCGCGAGGCGCGCTCGACACTGGCCTGGCGCTCGGCGTCCGAGGCGTTCATAAAGTAATCGGGATGAAGCTGGCGGCTGAGCGCGTAGAAATTCTTCTCCAGCTCTGTTTCATCGAGGCCGAGCTTGCGCGGTAGGCCGAAGAAAGCGAAATAATCCAGGTCGGCGGCGAGCGGCAGAACACCGCCACAGGCGGCGCAGAAATGCGCGCCATCAGACGCCGCCCCGCAATGCGGACAGGCGCGCGACGTGACTTCGCTGGTGCTAGCTTCGGCCATGTTAGCTCTCGATCAAAAAAATAATGGTTGAGCCCTCGCGCACCCAACCATCAAGCTCTGCTGAATTCCGTTTCAATCCACGCTTCAGGTGATAAAGCCGAGGCGGCAAAGGTCGCGCAACATCGGGCGATGGGCTAGACCGCGAACGATTCGCCGCAGCCACAGTCGCCCGAAGAGTTCGGGTTGATGAATGTGAAGCCGCGCTGCATCAAGCCTTCGTCTTTCCAGTCGAGCGTCGCGCCATTCAGATAAAGCAAGCTCTTCATGTCAACAAAGACTTTGACGCCGTCATGCTCGAAGACGCGATCCCCGGGGCGCTGCTCGGTGTCGAGCGCCAGGTTGTAGCTCAGGCCGGAACAGCCGCCGCCCTGCACGCCGACGCGCAGGCCGCCTTCCGTCAAGCCGTTATCGCGCATGATCTCACGAATCCGCGCCGCCGCTTGTTCCGTCAGTTGAAGCACCTTCACATCCCTCTTTCATCGCGCCGCCCGCAGACGACGCGCACCATCGCTTACGCACCAGCGGTGACTTCTTCGCGCTGTTCTTCATTACTGCCGGCTTTCTCTTTGTAGTCACGGATGGCCGCTTTGATGGCGTCTTCCGCAAGCACCGAGCAGTGAATCTTGACCGGCGGCAGGTTCAGCTCTTTAACGATCTCGGTATTCTTGATCGTCAGCGCCTCGTCGACCGAACGGCCCTTGACCCACTCGGTCGCCAGGCTTGAGCTGGCGATGGCCGAGCCGCAGCCGAAGGTCTTGAACTTGGCATCCTCGATGATCTGCGTCTCCGGGTTGATCTTGATTTGCAGCTTCATCACGTCGCCGCACTCCGGCGCGCCGACCAGCCCTGTGCCGACGTTGGGGTCTTTCTTGTCGAGGCTGCCGACGTTGCGCGGGTTGTTGTAGTGGTCAATCACTTTATCTGAATAAGCCATTTCGCTTTTCCTCTCCTGTCAGTCGCATTCGGTCAAACGTTCAAACTTTTGTTCACCGGCGCACGAAGCTACTCGCCGGCCCACTGCACTTTGCTGAGGTCAACGCCTTCCTGCACCATCTCCCACAGCGGTGACAGCTCGCGCAGTCGGTTGACCGCTTCATTGACGCGGTTAATCGTGTAATCGACTTCCTCTTCGGTGTTGAAGCGGCCAAGCCCGAAGCGAATCGAGCTATGCGCCAGTTCTTCGCCGACGCCCAGCGCCTTGAGCACGTAGCTCGGCTCCAGGCTCGCCGACGTGCAAGCCGACCCCGAAGAAACAGCGATGTCGTTGATGCCCATCAGCAACGATTCGCCTTCGACGTAGGCGAACGAGATGTTCAGGTTGCCCGGCAGGCGATGTTCCATGCTGCCGTTGACGTAGACATCGGGAAGCTCGTCCATAAGACCGCGCCGCAGCTTCTCGCGCAGACCAAGAATGCGCGCGCTGTCGCTTTCCATATCCGTTCTGGCGATCTCGGCGGCTTTGCCGAGGCCAACAATGCCTGTGACGTTCAACGTGCCGCTGCGCATGCCGCGCTCGTGACCGCCGCCATCCACCATCGGCGCCAGCATCACGCGCGGGTTGCGCCGGCGCACATAGAGCGCCCCGACGCCTTTCGGCCCATACATCTTGTGGGCGCTGACGGAAACCAGATCAACGTTCATCTCGTTGACGTTGAACGGCACCTTGCCGACCGACTGCGTCGCGTCGGTGTGGAACAACACGCCGCGCTCTTTGCAGACTTTGCCGATCTCGGCAATCGGCTGAAGGACGCCGATCTCGTTGTTGGCGTGCATCACCGAAACCAGAATCGTCTTGTCGGTGAGGGCGCGCTTCACATCATCGGGCGAAATCAAGCCGTCGCTCGCAACCGGCAGATAGGTCACTTTGAAGCCACGCTTCTCAAGCTTCTTGCAGGTGTCTAAGACCGCCTTATGCTCGGTGACCACGGTGATGATGTGGTCGCCGCGCTCGTAATACATATCGGCGACGCCTTTGATCGCCAGGTTGTCGGATTCGGTCGCGCCGCTGGTGAAGACAATCTCTTTCGAGGTCGCGCCGATCAGGTCGGCAACCTGCTTGCGGGCGTTTTCGACCGCCTCTTCGGCCTGCCAGCCGAATTCATGATTGCGGCTCGCGGCGTTGCCGAAGATTTCAGTGAAGTAGGGACGCATCGCCTCGAAGACGCGCGGGTCAACCGGCGTCGTCGCATGATAGTCCATATAAATCGGGAGCTTCAGCGCCATATTCTCTCCTTACAAACTCGGTTGAAGTTTCCGCAGCCTCGCTCAAGCCACTTCCGCGGTTTCCGCTAGCTCTTCCGCTTTCGCCTCAGGCGATGGCTTATCGCCGCGGGCCTGCTCCAGAATGCGCTGCGACTTGATGCGCAAACCGTAAACCACTTCGGGCTTCGACTTGTTGGCCAGGTCAGCGAGCGTGATCGAATCCAGAAAATTATCGACGTGCTCGGTCAGTTGCTTCCAGATCGCGCCGCCGATACAGGAATCAGAGATGCGGCAATTGTCAACCGAGCCGTCATTGCTGAAACAAGAACTGGTGTAAAGCGGCGGCTCGATCAAACGCACAATCTCGCCGATGGTAATCTCGCCGGCGTCGCGCGCCAGCACGTAACCGCCATGCGGCCCGCGAATGCTGTTGACGATGTTGCCTTTGCGCAACGGCTGGAAGATCTGTTCGAGAAACAACAGCGAGATGCCTTCGCGCTTCGAGATCGCCCCAAGCGCCACCGGCCCGCCGTTGGAGTTCTGCGCAATGTCGAGCATCGCGCGCACCGCATATTTGCCTTTCGTCGAAATCTGCATCTCCGGGCCTCGCTTGAAACTTCATCCTTATTCTATATACCCGACTGATAAAGTCAAGTTTTTCCCGACCAAAATGCTCGGGATTACAAAGGCGGGCGTAAACAGAGAGATAGTTAGACTTATCCTGGATGCGGATCAATCAATCGCAGGCGTCGGAGGAGCCTTAGGGCGTCAATGTCTTGAGTTTTTGCAGGCGCTCTTCGGCAGCCGCGAGCGTTTCTTCTCTCTTGCAGAAGGTGAAGCGCACCTGATGCCGGCCAAGCTGCGGCTCGTGGTAAAAGCTGCTGCCGGGAACGACCGCGACGCCAATCTCTTTCACCAGGAATTTCGCAAACGCGACATCGTCGTCGTAGCCGAAGGCGCTGATGTCGGTCATCACGTAATAGGCGCCGTCCGGGTCGTAGCAGCGAAAGCCAACCTCTTTCAGCACCGCGAGTAGGCGCTGACGCTTTTCGTCGTAGCTCGCTTGCAGCTTGTCGTAATATGAGCGCGGCAACCGTAGCGCATGCGCGCCGGCTTCCTGCAAAGGCGCCGCCGCGCCGACCGTCAAAAAGTCATGCACCTTACGAATCGCCAGCGTGATCTCGGGCGGCGCAATCGTGTAGCCGACCCGCCAGCCGGTTACCGAGTAGGTCTTCGACAAACCATTGATGGTGATCGTCCGGTCGCGCATGCCGTCGAGCGTCGCGAGCGCCACGTGCTGCTTGCCGTTGAAGAGAATGTGCTCGTAGATTTCGTCGGTGATGGCGATGACATTCCATTTCTGGCAAAGCCCGGCAATAACCTGCATCTCTTCGCGGCTGAAAACCTTGCCGGTCGGGTTGTTCGGCGTGTTGATGATGATGGCTTTCGTATGATCGTTGAAAGCGGCGGCGAGCTCCGTTTCATCGAAATGCCAGTCGGGGGCATAGAGCGTCACGTAGCGCGGCGTTGCTCCCGACAGAATCGCGTCCGGGCCGTAGTTCTCGTAAAACGGCTCGAAGACGATCACCTCGTCGCCGGGGTTGATGATCGCCATCATCGCCGCCATCATCGCCTCGGTCGAGCCGCAGGTGACGCAGACTTCGCGCTCAGGGTCTATCTCCATGCCGAGATACCATGCCGCCTTTTCGGCAATGGCGTTGCGAAAATTTTTCGCGCCCCAGGTGATGGCGTATTGATTGATGTCGGCCATGATGGCGTCGCAGGCGGCGAGCTTGATCTCTTCGGGCGCGGCAAAATCGGGGAAGCCCTGTGACAGGTTGATGGCGCCGTAGAGGTGCGCTTGCCGGGTCATCTCGCGAATGACCGATTCGGTGAACTGCTCGGCTTTATGAGAAATGATCTGTTTGCTCATTGCTGGTCGTTGTTCTCGTCTTTCAATCTATCGATGATCGATTCAGCCGCGGAAGCATATTCGCCTTCGGGGTCGAGCCGCAAGTAATTGCGATAGGCGGCAATCGCCTCTTTGTTGCGCCCGGCTTTCTCCAGTATCTCGCCGAGCTGATAATAAAGCACCGGCTCGGTCTCCATATCTTGAATGATCCCGATGCGATACTCGCGGGCAATCTCGTCAATCAATTTCGGGTCGTTCATCTCGTTGAGCGCGATGGCCAGGCCGATGTGCGCCTCAAACGCATTGCCCTGCGCCAGGCGAATGGCTTTCCTGTACTCAACGATTGATTCTTCGATGAGCCCCTGATGGCGGCGCATGTTGGCGAGCACGGTCTGCGCCTCGGCGAGCGTGCGGCCCGCGACTTTGAGCGCCGCCGTGGTTTGCGCCTCGGCTCCCTGAAAATCTTGCAGCGCAATCAGGCTGCGCGCCATGGCGATGCGCGCTTCGGTAAAGTTCGCGCGAAGCGCCAGGGCTTGCCGGTACTCTTCGACGGCTTCTTGGTTCTTGCCGCGCTCGCGCAGCGCGTCACCTTTCTGATAATGCAGCGCCGCCTCATCTGCGATAGGCGATTGCGTGACCTTCAAGGTGCGCGATGAATTGGCGGCGACGACGACTGAGCCGGTCCAGTCCGCAAAGCCGACCGAGCGCACACGCACAGGGAACGAGCCGGCGCGCACCCGCGGCAGATCAAGCTCGCCTTTATCGTTGGTCGCGCCGTGGCGCACGTTGTTGATGAAGACGACCGAGCCCGCCTGACCGGTGATGACTTTCAGCGCGCCGGTCGCCTGGGCTGAAGGAGTTGTTGCGGGAGACGATTTGCGCGCCCGTTGCGCCGTCGGCTGATAGGCTATGGCCACGGCGAAGGTGAGCGCGAGCACGCCGCAGATGGCGGCGGCGCGATTCAGTAAAGACGAACACAGAGGCACAGAGATACAGAGACACAGAGCGCGCTCCGTGCTTCCTCTGTGCCTCTGTGCCTCTGTGTTCAATCGCTTTCCGCTTATGCGTTCTTCAATCCATGCCTGAGTTCGCATAAGCTCATCATACTACTCTTTATAGAACCTGCGGTAGTTTGCCGCGTAACGCAGCACGCCCTGGACATAGCCGCGCGTTTCGGTGAAAGGAATCGTCTCGATCCATTCTTCGATGTCGAGGCCGCCGCGCTCGGCGAGCCAGCGTTGCGCGCGCCCCGGCCCGGCGTTGTAGGCCGCCGCCGCATATTCGATCCTGCCAAACTGGCCGAGCATCTGCGCCAGGTAATTCATGCCGAGCTTGACGTTGATCGCCGGATTATATAAATCCGCCGCCGTGATCGAGCCGCCTCCCTGCTTGCGCGAAATCAGCTGGCCGGTCGCCGGCATCACTTGCATCAGGCCACGCGCCCCGACCCGCGAGATGGCCATCGGGTTAAAGACGCTCTCCTGACGGATCAGCCCCGCGGCCATGTAAGGATCGATGCCATAACGTTTGGCTTCCTGCTTGATGGTCGTCCAGGCGATGAGCGGAAACATGATTTCCCACGCCTCGCGCGGCACGTCCGCTTCCTGGTACGAGTAAATGTCAGGGTAGCCGCGCCGCAGCATCAGGGTCGCCTGAAAATTTTCGCCGCGCCGCGCGTAGTATTGCGCGATACGCAGATTGATCCGCGGCGAAGTGGGCGCGTGTTCCTGCGCCGTGTTCAGCTCCTTGATCGCCAGCTCACCCAGCCCGATGACTTCAAAGTCGTCGGCCCTGGCTAAGAACGCTTTCTCCGAGCCATCGGCGGTCTCTTCGATCTTCTCGACATAGGTGACATTCTGCCGAATGCGCTCAAGGTCGCTGCCCGATTTTATGGCTTCGGCTTTAAGCGACGGATCGGCGGCGCGCAGCTTGGCGGCGCGCATGCCCGCGAGGTAACCGTGATAGCCATAACGGTAACGCTGGTTGACCAGGTCGTAGAGCGCCAGCGCGCGCCCCGGATTGCCCAGGCGCTCTTCGGACTTTGCGCCCCAGAAACCGGCTTCGCCGATAAACTTGGAGTCGGGATAGCGGTAGCTTGCGAGATGCTGCTCAAGCAACCGCGCCGCGTCCGCGTACTGCTTCATTCGGTAAGCGTACCAGCCGAGGTTGTACGAGGCTTCAGCGGCATATTGTGATTTCGGGTACAAAGCGACGATCTGCCGGTAACGTGTCATCGCCTCAGCGTCGTGGTCGGCCTTGTCGAGGTCGCGCGCCAGGTTGTAGAGCGCGTCCTGCGCCCACCGACTCTTGCCGTTCTGCTTCAACAAGCGGTCAACGATGACGCCGGATTCCGCGGCGCGGTTCGAGCGCCGCAAGGCTTCGGCTTGATTAAACAACGCTTCGGCTTTCAACTCGGCGTTGGCTTCGCTGACGCGCGCTAGCGGCGTGACCGCCTGCGCCGTTTGCCGCGCACCTAACAGGCTCTTGCCAAGATGCAATTGAATCGCATCATTGGAGGCGGCTTCGGGGAAGCGCGTCAACAGGTTGGTGTAAGCCTGCGCCGCCTCGTTGAACTGCTTCGATTCCAGCAGCGCATCGGCACGCGCCCGCTCTTCGTCGAGCGTGCCCGGATGATCTTTGACCGCCGCGCCCAGCGCCGCCAGCCGCTGCTCGGCCTGGACGCTGGCGCGGGTCGCCGCCAGTTCGTAATAAATCTTACGGTAGAGCTTAATCGCATCGTCGGTCTTGCCGGTCAACTCGGCAGCCTGCGCCGCGATGTAGACGGCGTCCGGGTCATCGGCTTCGGCCATGCGCGAGACTTCGCGGCGGGCGCTCTCCGGGTCACCCAGCGCCACGGCCATATCGGCGGCGCGCAAGCGAGCGGCGTGAGCCTTCAGCGAGTCGGGATACTTTGAATAGAGGCTACTGAAATCGCGCCGCGCCTGGCTGCGGGCATCGCTCGCGGCTTCGCTTTCGGCGCGATAAAAGAGCGCGTAATCGCCAATGGCCGTCGCCTCATCAATGGCGCGGGCATCGAGGGCTTCGACCGCCGCGGCATAGTTCTGCGAAGTGTAATAAAGATAACCGCGGAGAAAGCGCGCCAGCGCCGCCGCGCGGCTGCGCGAGTAAGCCGATTCGATGCGCTGCAAGTCGGCGGGCGCGGGCCGACCCTGATTGCTTTCAACTAGCGCGCTCAGTTCGGCGATGCCGCGATCCCCGCTTGATGACTTGCGCTGACATGAAACGGTCAGTGGCGTGGTGAGGCTCACCACCAGCAAGAGCGGCAAGGCGGTCGCAAGCAAGCGCCGGTTGATGACCGCAAACGGTCGGCGCGCACGACGGATCAGGTACAACATAAAACACCTCTCTCCATCAAATGATCAGGCGATTCCGACATCGGCATGGGGCTGATGATGATTATCAATCAGGCGGTTTGCTGCGGCAAGAAAAATCAGGAGGCAGGAGGCAGGAAGCAGGAGGCAGTCGTTGATCGTTACTTGCGGCTGATCGTCAAGAGCGTTTGCATGTCCTCTGGACTGCTTCCTGCTTCCTGCCTCCTGCTTACTAAACCGCCACCGACGGGCCGGGATGATCCGAGCCGAGCCGGGCGGCGTCGCCTTCGGCCAGGGTGTTGACCAGCTCGTCATAGAAGTAATCGAATTTCGCGGCGACGCTCGGCGTGACGCGCTTCTCATACATCTGCCGGCTGCGGTCAATGTCTTCCTTGAGCCGGTCGTAGAGGTCGTTGTTGCGGCGGCCTTCGGCGACTTTCTGCTCGTTGTAGAGCTTGATCTCACTGACCAGCAAGCGGGCGAAGCGGCGCGCGTCGTTGTGCGCTTTCTCTTCGTCGCTGATATCGGTGGCGCTGCGCGCGGGCGACGGCGGCGGCTCAGGTGGGCGCGGCGCGACCGGTGGCGCATTCAATGAACCGCTTGGGCGCGCCCCCCAGAAATCAGCCGATGGCTCGGGCGGTGGCGGAACGTTACGGGGTTCCGGCGGCG from Blastocatellia bacterium encodes:
- the hscB gene encoding Fe-S protein assembly co-chaperone HscB gives rise to the protein MAEASTSEVTSRACPHCGAASDGAHFCAACGGVLPLAADLDYFAFFGLPRKLGLDETELEKNFYALSRQLHPDYFMNASDAERQASVERASRLNDAYRTLRDRTARAQYLLRLAGYKEAEKQAPPDLLEEVFELNMQIEEMKAAKKMGDADEVEQARAALDAALSGLKDKLSDIDARLFALFADWDAAVDRDADEAARKSVLDRMSQLLSHRSYVRNLVRDIREEL
- a CDS encoding iron-sulfur cluster assembly accessory protein, which codes for MKVLQLTEQAAARIREIMRDNGLTEGGLRVGVQGGGCSGLSYNLALDTEQRPGDRVFEHDGVKVFVDMKSLLYLNGATLDWKDEGLMQRGFTFINPNSSGDCGCGESFAV
- the iscU gene encoding Fe-S cluster assembly scaffold IscU, whose amino-acid sequence is MAYSDKVIDHYNNPRNVGSLDKKDPNVGTGLVGAPECGDVMKLQIKINPETQIIEDAKFKTFGCGSAIASSSLATEWVKGRSVDEALTIKNTEIVKELNLPPVKIHCSVLAEDAIKAAIRDYKEKAGSNEEQREEVTAGA
- a CDS encoding IscS subfamily cysteine desulfurase translates to MALKLPIYMDYHATTPVDPRVFEAMRPYFTEIFGNAASRNHEFGWQAEEAVENARKQVADLIGATSKEIVFTSGATESDNLAIKGVADMYYERGDHIITVVTEHKAVLDTCKKLEKRGFKVTYLPVASDGLISPDDVKRALTDKTILVSVMHANNEIGVLQPIAEIGKVCKERGVLFHTDATQSVGKVPFNVNEMNVDLVSVSAHKMYGPKGVGALYVRRRNPRVMLAPMVDGGGHERGMRSGTLNVTGIVGLGKAAEIARTDMESDSARILGLREKLRRGLMDELPDVYVNGSMEHRLPGNLNISFAYVEGESLLMGINDIAVSSGSACTSASLEPSYVLKALGVGEELAHSSIRFGLGRFNTEEEVDYTINRVNEAVNRLRELSPLWEMVQEGVDLSKVQWAGE
- a CDS encoding Rrf2 family transcriptional regulator, which produces MQISTKGKYAVRAMLDIAQNSNGGPVALGAISKREGISLLFLEQIFQPLRKGNIVNSIRGPHGGYVLARDAGEITIGEIVRLIEPPLYTSSCFSNDGSVDNCRISDSCIGGAIWKQLTEHVDNFLDSITLADLANKSKPEVVYGLRIKSQRILEQARGDKPSPEAKAEELAETAEVA
- a CDS encoding aminotransferase class I/II-fold pyridoxal phosphate-dependent enzyme — protein: MSKQIISHKAEQFTESVIREMTRQAHLYGAINLSQGFPDFAAPEEIKLAACDAIMADINQYAITWGAKNFRNAIAEKAAWYLGMEIDPEREVCVTCGSTEAMMAAMMAIINPGDEVIVFEPFYENYGPDAILSGATPRYVTLYAPDWHFDETELAAAFNDHTKAIIINTPNNPTGKVFSREEMQVIAGLCQKWNVIAITDEIYEHILFNGKQHVALATLDGMRDRTITINGLSKTYSVTGWRVGYTIAPPEITLAIRKVHDFLTVGAAAPLQEAGAHALRLPRSYYDKLQASYDEKRQRLLAVLKEVGFRCYDPDGAYYVMTDISAFGYDDDVAFAKFLVKEIGVAVVPGSSFYHEPQLGRHQVRFTFCKREETLAAAEERLQKLKTLTP
- a CDS encoding tetratricopeptide repeat protein, coding for MPLCSSLLNRAAAICGVLALTFAVAIAYQPTAQRARKSSPATTPSAQATGALKVITGQAGSVVFINNVRHGATNDKGELDLPRVRAGSFPVRVRSVGFADWTGSVVVAANSSRTLKVTQSPIADEAALHYQKGDALRERGKNQEAVEEYRQALALRANFTEARIAMARSLIALQDFQGAEAQTTAALKVAGRTLAEAQTVLANMRRHQGLIEESIVEYRKAIRLAQGNAFEAHIGLAIALNEMNDPKLIDEIAREYRIGIIQDMETEPVLYYQLGEILEKAGRNKEAIAAYRNYLRLDPEGEYASAAESIIDRLKDENNDQQ
- a CDS encoding transglycosylase SLT domain-containing protein, yielding MLYLIRRARRPFAVINRRLLATALPLLLVVSLTTPLTVSCQRKSSSGDRGIAELSALVESNQGRPAPADLQRIESAYSRSRAAALARFLRGYLYYTSQNYAAAVEALDARAIDEATAIGDYALFYRAESEAASDARSQARRDFSSLYSKYPDSLKAHAARLRAADMAVALGDPESARREVSRMAEADDPDAVYIAAQAAELTGKTDDAIKLYRKIYYELAATRASVQAEQRLAALGAAVKDHPGTLDEERARADALLESKQFNEAAQAYTNLLTRFPEAASNDAIQLHLGKSLLGARQTAQAVTPLARVSEANAELKAEALFNQAEALRRSNRAAESGVIVDRLLKQNGKSRWAQDALYNLARDLDKADHDAEAMTRYRQIVALYPKSQYAAEASYNLGWYAYRMKQYADAARLLEQHLASYRYPDSKFIGEAGFWGAKSEERLGNPGRALALYDLVNQRYRYGYHGYLAGMRAAKLRAADPSLKAEAIKSGSDLERIRQNVTYVEKIEETADGSEKAFLARADDFEVIGLGELAIKELNTAQEHAPTSPRINLRIAQYYARRGENFQATLMLRRGYPDIYSYQEADVPREAWEIMFPLIAWTTIKQEAKRYGIDPYMAAGLIRQESVFNPMAISRVGARGLMQVMPATGQLISRKQGGGSITAADLYNPAINVKLGMNYLAQMLGQFGRIEYAAAAYNAGPGRAQRWLAERGGLDIEEWIETIPFTETRGYVQGVLRYAANYRRFYKE